The sequence below is a genomic window from Gaiellales bacterium.
GATCCACGCCCCGTCGCGCACCGGGAGGTTGAACCGCTGGGCCAGCTGCGGGTACACGCGCGCCGTCGCGACGCCGAGGTAGGCGTAACGCGCCCGTCCCTGCGTGCGCAGCTGGTCCAGCGACCGCTTGACCGTGTCGACGGGCACCGCGAAGCCGACCCCGGAGCCGTCCCCGGTCGTGGTCTGGATCTGGGAGTTGATCCCCAGCACGCGACCGCGGTTGTCCAGCAGCGGGCCGCCCGAGTTGCCGTGGTTGATGGCGGCGTCGGTCTGGATCGCGTTGTAGATCTTGTAGCCCGGCTTCAGCGAGTTGATCTGCCGCGCCTTCGCCGAGACGATCCCCTCGGTGATGCTGCGGTACTCGCCGAGCGGGTTGCCGATCGCGACCACCGGGTCGCCCACCTGCACCGAGCGCACGCTCCCCAGCGGGAGCGGCTCGAGGGCCGAGCTCGGCGCCGTCGGCACGTCGAGGACGGCGACGTCGTCGATCAGGTCGATCCCGACCACGTCGGCCTTGTAGGTGCCGCCCTTGCGGAAGCCGACGGTGACGGTGCGGGCGCCCGCCACGACGTGCGCGTTCGTGAGGATGTGGCCGCGGCGGTCGATCACGAAGCCCGAGCCAAGGGCGCGGGTGCGCTCCTTCTGGCTGGGCGCGAACGGGTCGAGCGGGTCGGCGACCGACCGCACCACGGTCGCGTTCACGACGACGACGCCGGCGGCGTCCCGGCGATAGATCTGGGCGGCGTTCAGCCCGCTCGTGGTCGACGAGACGTTGATCGGCGCGTGGACGGCGGCCACGCGGCGGACGGTGGTCGTCCTCGAGGTGCTGCCGACGCCGGCGCGTCCCAGCGCGACGGCGCTTGCGCCCCCCACCGCGGCGGCCGCGACCACGAGCACCCCCTGTCGCACGTAGGCCGTCATCACCCCCGAGTTGTATGTGGGGCGAATTGGCCGGGAATTTGCCAGCTAGTGGGGCACGACGGTGCGCCTGGACTGGGCCTCGAACCGGCCCGCGATCCAGGCGGCGAGCGCGACCAGGCCGAGCAGCGCGAGGTGCTCGAGCAGGATGCGCGGCGAGCGCACGGCGGCCGAGCCGGCGCTCCAGTCGTCGGCCAGGTGGGCGAGCACGGCGATGGTGCCGACGACGCCGATCACGCCCGGCCACAGCCGCGAGGACGCCCTCTCGAGGTACTGCGCCACCCGGCCCGCGGCGAGCACCGCCGCCAGGATCACCGCGAGGCCGATGCCGTGCCCGAACGCCGACGTCTGGCGATCGGCGCTCGATGGATGCTGCTGCCAGACGTACGCCAGGTGCGCCAGGACGACGATCATGGCCGGGACGGCCGCGGCGGCCGCACAGGTGCGCACGGTTGAGGCCCGCATCGCCGGTTATCGTAGCGGCGGGATGCGCGTACGCCTGATCGTCAACGCGGCCGCGACGGGAGTACGCGGCCCGGTGCTGGACGCCGTCATCGCGGCCCTCCGTGACGCGGCGGAGCTCGAGGTCGTGACCACGGAGTACGCCGGCCATGCCACCGAGCTGGCCGCGGCGGCGACCGAGGACGCGGTGGTCGGCCTCGGCGGCGACGGCACCTACAACGAGATCGCGAACGGCCTGCCTCAGGGGTCGCTCATGGGCGTGCTGCCGGCGGGCGCGTCCTCGGTGTTCGCCCGCCACCTCGGCTACGTGAACGACCCGGCCGCCGCCGCCCGCCAGCTGGCCGAGGCGCTCCGGGCCGGCTCGACCCGGTCGATCGGTCTCGGCGTCGCCGACGGGCGTGTCTTCACCTTCGCGGCCGGTCTGGGGCTCGACGCCGAGGCGACGGCGATCGTCGACCGGACCCGGCACGAGCGGCCCGGGAACGAGCGCCCCGGCGACCTGCAGGTGCTTGCGACGGCGCTGCGCGTGCTGCGCGCCGAGGGGTTCGCGCTCCACGAGCGCATGACCCTGACCGCGGCCGGCGGGATCTCGCACCGCTGCTCCTACCTGGCCGTCGCCAACCAGCACCCGTACACGTTCCTCGGCCCGATTCCGGTGCGGGCCACGCCGAAGGCGGACTTCGAGCACGGCCTCGACGCCGTGTTCACCCGCGAGCTGCGCGGCCGCCAGCTGTGGCGCCTGCCGGTCTACGCGCTGATCTGGCCCCGCCACGCCCGTCACGGCAGCCGCCACGTCGGCTATCTGCACGACCTGCACGCGTTCACGGTCACGTGCGACGAGCCGACCGCGTTCCAGATCGACGGCGAGTACGTCGGCCACCGAGAGCGGGTCGAGTTCACGTACCGGCCGGATGCGATCCGGGTCGTGGTGCCGGCGCATTAGCCTCGTCCGTCACGCGATTATCATTCGCCGGCCATGAACCATGTGATCGCCATCAGCCAGGGCCTCGGGCTGGCGGCAGCGGCGGGGCTGCTCTCCGCCGCGCCGCTCGCGCTTGCCGCCAGCGCCGCCACCCAGGGGTGGCTGGAATCGCCGATCGCCATCGCCGACGACGCGGTGACGGTGGCCGTGTGCTGGGCGCTCGTCGCGATCGAGCTCGTCGCGGATGCCGTCTGGCCGGGCGCGCAGGCGGGGGCGAGGCTGGGGCGCCGGATCGTCGCCGGCGGGCTTGCGTTCGAGCTGGCGGCGGGCGGGGACATCCCCTACGTCGGGCTGGTGCTCGGCGCGCTCGTGGCCGGTGCGGTCGGGCTCGCGATGCGACGCCTCCGCGCGGGCGCCGTCAAGGCCGGCGGCGACGTCCGCGGGACGGCGCTCGTCGAGGACGGCGCCGGCATCGGCGCGGCGCTCGTGGCGCTGATCCCGTTCGTGGGCTACCTGATGACCGCCGCCGCGGGCTGGCTCCTGCTGCGCCAGCGCCGCCGCGAGGATCAGAAGTTCCGCGGGCTGCGCGTGCTTCGATGACCGCCCCCGCAGGCTGCGCCGGCCGGAAGAAGCTGATCCTGGCGGTGGTCGATGGCCTCGGCCCGGAGCTGCTCGACCGGGCGATCGCCGCCGGCCGGGCGCCGACGATGGCCAGGCTGGCCGCCGCCGGCGAGCGCCGCGACGACTGCGTCTCCACGTTCCCGTCGCTCACGCCTGTCTGCCTGGCGGCGCTCCTCACCGGCGAGCACCCGGCCGGGTCGCACATCCCCGGGATGACCTGGTACCACCGCGGCGAGCGGCGCCTGGTCGAGTACGGCTCGTCGTTCGCCGCCACCCTGGCCGAGGGCACGCGCCAGATGGTCGACGACATCCTCGTGAACATGAACCTCGTCCACCTGTCGCGGAACACCACCACGATCTTCGAGTTCCTCGAGGACGCCGGATACGTGACGGCGGGCGTGAACACCTACGTGTGCCGGGGGCGCGTCCGCCACCCGATCACGTGGCCGGTCGCCCGCAGCCTGGCCCGCCGCATCGGCATCGTCGACGCCGTCTACGGCCCCCGCCGCTATTTCCTGGGCGATCTCTTCTTCACCGACCAGACCGGCGCCCCGCGCAACTTCGGCGGCGGGATCGACCGCCACGGCGGCGCCGTCGGCCGCTGGCTGGTCACCCGTGACGGCTTCGACTTCCTGTTCTTCTATCTGTACGAGACCGACGCGGCCCAGCACCGCGGCGGCGACGTCATCGGGGCCGTCGAGGTCGCCGACGGCGGCCTGGGGCTGCTGGTGGAGGCGGCCGGTGGGCTCGACCGCTTCCTCGACCGCTACGCCGTGGTCGTGGTCGCGGACCACTCCCAGAGCCCCGTGCTCCACGCCGCCGACGCGGCCGGGCCGCTCGAGGGCATGGAGCTCTTCCGCTCCAGCCGTCGCTCCGACCCCGACAGCTGCGAGCTGGCCGTCACGGCGTCGAACCGGGCGGCGATGGTCTACCGGCTTGGCCGCGCCCGCGAGCCGAACGGCCGCATCGCCGAGCGGATGCTCGAGCAGCCGGCCGCCGAGCTCGCCATGTACGCGGACGAGGGCTGGATGCACGTGCGCGGCGGCAGCGGCGAGCTGCGATTCCGCCGCGGCCCCGGCGAGACGGACGCGCGCGGCAACACCTTCACCGTGGAGGGCGACGCCGACCTGCTGCATCCGCAGGTACACCCGAACGCGCTCGAGCGCATCGAGGGGGCGCTCCTCTGCCCGGCCGCGGGTGAGGTGATCGTCTCGGCGGCGCCCGGCTGGGAGTTCTCCGACTCGGGCGGCGCCCACCACGTCGGCGGAGGCAGCCACGGCTCCCTGCGGGCCGAGGATTCGATCGTCCCGCTGATCACCGCCGGCTTCGACGGAGGCCCTCCGCTGGGCGGGATGCCGTCGATCACGGACATGGCGCCGCTGGCCGCCCGCCATTTCGGCGTCAACCGGCCTGTGCGCCAGGCGGCGTCCGCGCTCGCGGGCGTCCGATAGCATCCGCCGGATGGAGGAGGGAGTCGAGTCCGCCGCGGTTCGCGCCCGGGGACACGCGCGCCGGTTCAACCTCGCCGTCCGCCACCCGGACAACTGGATGCAGGTGCTGCGCTTCTGCATCGTCGGGGGGACGGGCTACGTGGTGAACCTGGTCGCGTTCCTGATCGCCGACCAGCGCATGCCGTACATGCTCGCGTTCGTGCTCGCGTTCATCCTGGCCGCGACCAGCAATTTCGTCTGGAACCGGCTGTGGACGTTCCGCGTCTCACACGGTGTGCCCCACCACCAGTACGTGCGCTTCCTGACCGTCAGCGCGATGGCGCTCTGCCTCGACCTGGGTGTCCTGCGCGCGCTCGTGGAGGCGGGCGGGATGGCGAAGGTGACCGCCGCCGCGATCGCCATCCTGGTTGCGACGCCGGTCAGCTTCCTTGGCAACAAGCTCTGGACGTTTCAGTAGCGCCGCGGCCCTGGCTGCGGCGGTGCTGCTCCTGTCCGCCGCTCCCGCCCAGGCCGCCGCGCACCTGACCCGCCACCAGGCGATCGTCGTCGCCCAGGCGGAGCCGCAGGCAGCCTCGCTCCTGGCGAAGAACCCGGGCGCCCACTGGGAGGCGACCTTCGACGCCCCCAACCATGACTGGGTCGTGCTGCTCGAGCCGCACGGCGCCCACAACGTGCTCGCGGCGTTCACGATCGACGACCGCACCGCCAGGGTGCGCCACGTCCGGGTCGTCTCGCGCGTCGGCGCGCCGCGGCTGAATTCGGTGCAGGCGGCGATCATCGCCTTTCGCCAGCCCCAGGTCCGGGTGTGGCTGTCCCACTACAAGGACGTCAGCCACACCTCGGTGCTGGGCGACCACCGGGTCTGGACGGTCGACTACTACGCCGACGGCGGCCAGGTGGCCGAGGTGCACATCGAGGACTACACCGAGGATCCGTACGAGGTGTGGACGGGGCCGCAGGTGGAGTGGCAGCTGGCCCGCGGCCAGCCGTCGGCCTACGGGCGGAAGGCCAACGCCGCCTACGTGCTGTGGCCGCTGTGCGCCCTGTTCCTGGCCGGGCTGATCGACTGGCGCCGGCCGATCTCGATGCGGACCCTCGACCTGGCCGTCGTGCTCTCGTTCGTCGGGTCGCTGTGGGAGTTCAACAAGGGCGACGTCTTCGTGTCGACGCCGCTGATCTACCCGCCGATGATCTACCTCGTCGCCCGCATGGTGTGGATCGGCTGGCGGCGGGCGCCGCGCACGTTCGCGATCGGCGACCGCCACCTGCTGATCCTCGTCGGGCTGCTGTTCGCGCTGATGGGCTTCCGGCTCGGCCTGAACAACCAGGACTCGAACGTGATCGACGTGGGCTACGCGGGCGTGGCCGGCGCGTCGCGGCTCATGGACGGCGTCCTGCCCTACGGGCACATGCCGAACGGCGACGGCAAGGCGTGCGGCGGCCGCTACTTCAACGGCGATCCGATCGGCCACATCCAGACGAACGGCCGCTGCGAGTCGCCGATCGAGAGCGGCGACACCTACGGCCCGACCGTGTACATCGCCTACGTGCCCGCCGTCGCGGCGATGGGATGGAGCGGCAGGTGGGACCACCTGCCCGCGGCGCACGTGGCCGCGTCGGCGTTCGACATCCTGGCCGTCGTCGGGCTCTTCGTCGCCGGCTGGCAGCTGGGATCGCGCCGGCTCGGTGTCGCGCTGGCCTTCGCCTGGGCGGCGAACCCGTTCACGCTCTACTCGCTGAACATGAACTCGAACGACGCGCTGGTGGGGGCCCTGCTGGCCTGGACGTTCGCGCTGCTCGCGAGGCCCGCCGCCCGCGGGGCGGTGCTGGCCGCGGCCGCGCTGACCAAGTTCGC
It includes:
- a CDS encoding trypsin-like peptidase domain-containing protein — encoded protein: MTAYVRQGVLVVAAAAVGGASAVALGRAGVGSTSRTTTVRRVAAVHAPINVSSTTSGLNAAQIYRRDAAGVVVVNATVVRSVADPLDPFAPSQKERTRALGSGFVIDRRGHILTNAHVVAGARTVTVGFRKGGTYKADVVGIDLIDDVAVLDVPTAPSSALEPLPLGSVRSVQVGDPVVAIGNPLGEYRSITEGIVSAKARQINSLKPGYKIYNAIQTDAAINHGNSGGPLLDNRGRVLGINSQIQTTTGDGSGVGFAVPVDTVKRSLDQLRTQGRARYAYLGVATARVYPQLAQRFNLPVRDGAWI
- a CDS encoding diacylglycerol kinase family protein — encoded protein: MRVRLIVNAAATGVRGPVLDAVIAALRDAAELEVVTTEYAGHATELAAAATEDAVVGLGGDGTYNEIANGLPQGSLMGVLPAGASSVFARHLGYVNDPAAAARQLAEALRAGSTRSIGLGVADGRVFTFAAGLGLDAEATAIVDRTRHERPGNERPGDLQVLATALRVLRAEGFALHERMTLTAAGGISHRCSYLAVANQHPYTFLGPIPVRATPKADFEHGLDAVFTRELRGRQLWRLPVYALIWPRHARHGSRHVGYLHDLHAFTVTCDEPTAFQIDGEYVGHRERVEFTYRPDAIRVVVPAH
- a CDS encoding glycosyltransferase 87 family protein, producing MLLLSAAPAQAAAHLTRHQAIVVAQAEPQAASLLAKNPGAHWEATFDAPNHDWVVLLEPHGAHNVLAAFTIDDRTARVRHVRVVSRVGAPRLNSVQAAIIAFRQPQVRVWLSHYKDVSHTSVLGDHRVWTVDYYADGGQVAEVHIEDYTEDPYEVWTGPQVEWQLARGQPSAYGRKANAAYVLWPLCALFLAGLIDWRRPISMRTLDLAVVLSFVGSLWEFNKGDVFVSTPLIYPPMIYLVARMVWIGWRRAPRTFAIGDRHLLILVGLLFALMGFRLGLNNQDSNVIDVGYAGVAGASRLMDGVLPYGHMPNGDGKACGGRYFNGDPIGHIQTNGRCESPIESGDTYGPTVYIAYVPAVAAMGWSGRWDHLPAAHVAASAFDILAVVGLFVAGWQLGSRRLGVALAFAWAANPFTLYSLNMNSNDALVGALLAWTFALLARPAARGAVLAAAALTKFAPLAIVPLFASLRNRKATFVGFGVSALVLLSMLALDSNGISLFWHRTIDYQLGRETPMAIWTLGLYHPGWYDLRLPQHIFQIAAGIGIVALAFFPRRRRKDAAAVAALSGAVILVAQMAASYWFYPYICWWLPVVMIALLVPREAQEPEPIPEPFAAEPIPAS
- a CDS encoding alkaline phosphatase family protein encodes the protein MTAPAGCAGRKKLILAVVDGLGPELLDRAIAAGRAPTMARLAAAGERRDDCVSTFPSLTPVCLAALLTGEHPAGSHIPGMTWYHRGERRLVEYGSSFAATLAEGTRQMVDDILVNMNLVHLSRNTTTIFEFLEDAGYVTAGVNTYVCRGRVRHPITWPVARSLARRIGIVDAVYGPRRYFLGDLFFTDQTGAPRNFGGGIDRHGGAVGRWLVTRDGFDFLFFYLYETDAAQHRGGDVIGAVEVADGGLGLLVEAAGGLDRFLDRYAVVVVADHSQSPVLHAADAAGPLEGMELFRSSRRSDPDSCELAVTASNRAAMVYRLGRAREPNGRIAERMLEQPAAELAMYADEGWMHVRGGSGELRFRRGPGETDARGNTFTVEGDADLLHPQVHPNALERIEGALLCPAAGEVIVSAAPGWEFSDSGGAHHVGGGSHGSLRAEDSIVPLITAGFDGGPPLGGMPSITDMAPLAARHFGVNRPVRQAASALAGVR
- a CDS encoding GtrA family protein; translation: MEEGVESAAVRARGHARRFNLAVRHPDNWMQVLRFCIVGGTGYVVNLVAFLIADQRMPYMLAFVLAFILAATSNFVWNRLWTFRVSHGVPHHQYVRFLTVSAMALCLDLGVLRALVEAGGMAKVTAAAIAILVATPVSFLGNKLWTFQ